AGCGGTGAGCAGCCCCCGGACTGAGCCGTACCCTCCGGGCCACCTGCACAAGTACGGCCCCATGAACATGAGCGCACACCATCACCATGGAGCCGGCGCTTTCTTCCGCTACATGAGGCAACCCATTAAGCAGGAACTGCCTTGCAAGTGGATGGAGGAAGTTCAGATCCACCGCAGCAAGAAGGTTTGCCAGCGGACTTTCAGCAGCATGCACGAACTGGTCACTCACATCACCATCGAGCACGTTGGGGGACCTGAGCAGAGCAACCACGTTTGTTATTGGGAGCAGTGCCCGCGCGGAGGCAAATCGTTTAAAGCCAAATACAAGCTCATTAATCACATCCGAGTGCACACGGGCGAGAAACCCTTCCCATGCCCCTTCCCAGGATGTGGGAAAATCTTCGCCCGCTCGGAAAACCTCAAGATTCACAAACGGACCCACACAGGTAAAACAGACCCCGAACGTCCCTCCTCCGATTCATTTGAAAATCCCGCGAGTTGATTGATTTCGATTCTGGGCGAGTTGTGGCTGGAGAcactcagagagaaaaaaagagccCCTTAGCCAGCAAGACCTCACTTTCACTTAGGCCTGGCTGAAGCTATCTCGAGAAAGAATCTCACGGTTTGATCAGGCCGCCTCTCCACGCCCGAGGGGCttgattttgctttttttaaaaaaataacaatttCTAAAGATGCGTGTTTCCTCTTCGAAAGTTCCACACCCCCGCCCCACACCCTCCCGAAATTTGAAAGAAATCACAAAGATTGGCGTGTTTGTGCTACCCCTTTCATTCTTAGTTTAAAAGACAGAGAAAAAATAGCTAGCTgtgtaaacctttcctgtttattcactTTGTTCTGTTTTGCCGAGCGAGGGGATGAGAAAGTAAATCGTTATGTGTCGATGAGAAAGGTTGGGAATTGTTACGGGAGTTCGTTGTATCATTTGAGAATGTTGTCAAGTTTCACTTCACTGGGACTTCCAGGAAACCGTCTCAAACACTAAATTCCTAAGAATTTATAAGAATGCGTCCGTCCATGATAAAAATGATGTTTTCACCATTTCAGAATAAATGTATTACAATTTACACGTACACCTCCTCCCGAGACAAATAAAAGATATGTTTTCAGTGATTTTGCATTGGCTGGATTTGCTTCAGTGTTTTGTCTCACTGCAGAGAAATGAAGCGGTGATCTTTTAATCCTGAAGCTAAATTAAATCGACGGAAGATCTGAaggtggaggggggtggggcgggggacaTTAGGGAGCAAGTGAATTAATGCACGCAGTTGTggatgttcaccaatgtcctttggtTTGATTCAGGCGAGAAACCGTTTAAGTGCGAGTTTGAAGGGTGCGACAGGAGGTTCGCTAACAGCAGCGACCGTAAGAAACACATGCACGTCCATACCTCCGACAAACCGTACATCTGCAGGATGTGTGACAAATCTTACACTCACCCCAGCTCCCTCCGCAAACACATGAAGGTAACTGCTTTACAGCATTTCCCTGTCACACGCAACCTGCGTTTTGTAATTTGACTATTTTGAAACTGTTTGCTGCGAGTTATTTTTAATTGTACAATGTTGGCACAATCATCACATatctctttctgtgtgtgtgtgtgtttaggggtAGGGGGTGGGCTGGCGCTGTGCATTGAGCGATGTCGGGCCGAATTGCTCGGGATGACATTCAGACCTGAGCTTGTGTTCTGTAATTCTAGGTACACGAACCCCAGGGTTCAGACAACTCTCCAGCCCCGAGTTCCGGTTATGAATCTTCCACTCCCCCAAGCCTGCTGTCTACAAACAGCGAGGAGCCCAGTAAAAACCCGGGCCCGGCCGCACACACCACCAACCCCAACCCGCCGCTGCCGCCGAATTTTAACGAGTGGTATGTTTGAGAAGTGAACGGGAAGCGTGTTCCCACCTCGGAGCCGGCAGCCTGGATCTGTTGAAACTTTACCGGGAGTTCTTTTTTTCATAAGGAAGAGAAGATTTGTGATTTCTGTAGGGGACGGCCGGCACTGACGGAAGCTCCGAGAGATAATGGCCAGCAgggttttacaaaaaaaacaggGGCGAGTTTTGGTGTTTGGCTCCAGCCTTGATAGAGACTGACCGCCCGCCCAGTTCCCCCAGGATCCGAATTGGACTGTGGCTTCATTGGAGAGGTGATTATTGCTTGTTTCTGGGGCCGTTGCAGTTTCGGTTTGTTTTCGAaagtttttcttttgatttttttgggagtgaggggaacagagagagagagagagagagagagaacctcgCTCCGACCATATGTTTGGATCGTGGCACCTAaaagattgattgattgtcagaTTCACACAGTCATACTAAGTGCCAAAGTTCTGTCATGTCTGCAACTTCTTAAACACAAAAAAATTGTGAATGTATCTCCTGTTCGATTGGGTCAAATCTGTTGTCGTTttagtgctgggtgtggtgatcCTGTCACTGGGATTTTGACGGTTAAATATAAACGTTGCCTTTTTAACTATTTTCCTGTAAATGTACATATTCATAATGTCATATTTATCACTTTGTAATTTAATTATCGGTATTTACGTGCCGCGCTGAAACAATATTTATGAAGAATCATTTTCTAACGAAACCTatgtacagtttttttttgagaaaaaagGGTTATAAGCAAGTTAACATTAAACAACTTTGATTTACAAGATCAAGCTTGCATTATTTTGGAGCTCACCCGAGTTCCATTATGCCCCACTGGGCCCAGGATTCATGGTTAGTCACTGTTTTGGATGTTGGAAGCTGACGGATTTGTGAATTTTGAGCTTTAACCGATTGGTAAATGAAATCGTTTGCGATATAAAACCTTCGGAAGACGGAGCttactttggaagaatattgaagAAATTGTTGGGGCTATAAAATCCGATTAATGCAGGCCCGGGTGTGagtgaggagtgggggagggggtttgaggagGAGGTGATGAGATCTTTGTTCATCCAGGATTCACTGGGAATGTCAGTCAGTCCAATCCCGAACTGGGGGCATATTCAACACGCCGCATTCCGATTTCTAAATCAGTAATTACCAAGCAATAGATGGGGCGCTTTGACGCCACGTCTATTTACATGCCTGCATTCAATGgcagtgtatttttaaaatgattttcagaGTTGTTAACCGTTGCACACACTGGATCTGTGCCTGTACTTTTTACTCCCAGACTGAGTCCAAACTGGTGTGGAAATCACATTTACCTGGGAGTTTCCAATGTTTAACTGGGCCAATCATTTGACAGTTTCGGATCCGGGAACAGGAAATGTGGTTTGTGTTAAAGTCAGGCGGAGACAGGGCTATTTTTcgttgcaattttatttttatgtcCGATATTGTAATCTGCGGAAGTTTGGGAAGTTTCGGTCATTTAGCGCCGGGTTCCTCCGTCTGCGGATCCTCTGGAAATTGGGGATTTTCCGGCCGCATTCATCCCACTGACAGCTGCATGTTTACAAACAGTACCCAATTCTAAATTGTCCCTTCCCCGAAAGCTTGCCGCATATCTAACTCTATGGTAATTACTTCCTGATCATAAAGGaataaaacagcaaaataaattcTTTTAGAACGAGGCAAGGAGATATAGGATTCTCTAAATGTTGTCTTCGGGGTTTTCTGTCCCACACCGATCTCTCTGGCAAGGTTTAATTACAATTCAGTGTGACACATGTGGGACATGTTTTAGCAGCACGAGAGATTAACTTCCATATCTCAGCGATCCTGGCTGCTGTTTGTTCGAGGTACACTTTACCAGAAACCTGCGattgtctaccactctgcccttatcgaaaaccttccccagccccagtccAAACAACTCCTCATCTCACACACAACTCCTCACCTCACGCACAACTCCTCACCTCACACACAACTCCTCATCTCACAAACAACTCCTCACCTCACGCACAACTCCTCATCTCACAAACAACTCCTTATTTCCCACACAACTCCTCATCTCACACACAACTCCTCATCTGCCGTTCCTATTACGCCTCATCTCACAGTTCACGTTTGT
The Stegostoma tigrinum isolate sSteTig4 chromosome 15, sSteTig4.hap1, whole genome shotgun sequence genome window above contains:
- the zic3 gene encoding zinc finger protein ZIC 3 codes for the protein MAMLLDGGAQFPSLGVGSFAGPRHHELSNREPSLGLSPFCDSPHPGAFKLSPAPPELSAGQASAFSPQGGGYATALGPHAVPVGSYSGTSFNSSREFLFRSRSVGIADSPSTSAQQGIFPSPGGALHAPPGVNDSPGHLLFPALHDQAATHPSPNGHVVNGQMRLGFHGDLFGRGDPYRAVSSPRTEPYPPGHLHKYGPMNMSAHHHHGAGAFFRYMRQPIKQELPCKWMEEVQIHRSKKVCQRTFSSMHELVTHITIEHVGGPEQSNHVCYWEQCPRGGKSFKAKYKLINHIRVHTGEKPFPCPFPGCGKIFARSENLKIHKRTHTGEKPFKCEFEGCDRRFANSSDRKKHMHVHTSDKPYICRMCDKSYTHPSSLRKHMKVHEPQGSDNSPAPSSGYESSTPPSLLSTNSEEPSKNPGPAAHTTNPNPPLPPNFNEWYV